GGGCCCGGACATCCAGACCCTGGCGGCGAAGCTGACGGGGTAGGATGCCCGTCCCTGGCGAACCGGGCCCGCTGGTTCTGCGGGCCCGGTCCTTGTGTCAGAGCGACACCGGCTTGCGGCGGCGCGCCAGGGCCCAGACCCGCGGGCCGAAGATCGACAGGATCGCGATCGCATAAATGAGCAGCGCGATCCACGAGGTGAAGAGGAAGGTCCAGTCCCCCTGGTTGATCATCAGGCCGCGGCGCAGCTGCTCCTCGGCCAGTGGGCCCAGGATCGCGCCGACCAGCGCGGGCGCCAGCGGATAGCCGAAGCGCCGCATCACGAAGCCCACCAGTCCGAAGCCCAGAAGCAGGATCAGCGCGAAGGCCGAGCCCTGCGCGCCCACGATGCCGAGCGTCGCGAAGGTCAGGATGCCCGCGTAGAGCCAGGGGCGCGGGATCGCCAGAAGCTTGACCCAGATGCCGATGAACGGGACGTTCAGCACCACCAGCATCAGGTTCGCGATGAACAGACTGCCGACAAGGCCCCAGACCAGTTCGGCGCTGTTGGTGAACAGCAGCGGACCGGGCTGCAGCCCGTATTGCTGGAAGCCCGCCAGCATCATCGCCGCCGTGGCCGAGGTCGGCAGGCCCAACGTCAGCAGCGGGATCAGCGTGCCCGCAGCCGAGGCGTTGTTGGCGGCCTCGGGTCCGGCCACGCCCTCGATGGCGCCGCGGCCCTCGTCGAAGTCGCGCCGCGCCTCGCCGGTCGCCAGGCGGCGCTCGGTCGTGTAGGAGAGGAAGGTCGGGATCTCGGCGCCGCCGGTCGGCAGCGGGCCGAACAGGAAGCCCAGGCCCGTGCCGCGCAGGAAGGGCCGGAAGCAGCGCTTCAGGTCATGCATGTTCAGCCAGACCGAGCCCTTCATCTTCTCGGCCTTGGTCAGGTGGTTGATGCGCTGCGAGGCCAAAAACATCGTCTCGCCGATGGCGAAGAGGCCCACGGCCACGATGGCGATCGAGATGTTGTCGCTCATCTCGGGGACGCCGAAGGCCAGGCGCACCTGTCCCGTCAGCTTGTCGGTGCCGACCATGCCGATGGTCAGGCCGATGAACAGCGCCGTCAGGCCACGCACGACCGAGCCGCCGAAGGCCGCCGAGACGGTCAGGAAGGACAGCACCATCAGCGCGAAGTATTCCGCCGTCCCGAAGGACAGCGCGACCGCGACCATCAGGGGTGCCACCACCGCCAGACCAAGCGTCGCGATGGATCCGCCGACGAAGGAGCCGATGGCGGCCGCGCCCAGGGCCTTGCCGCCCGCGCCGCGCTTGGCCATGCGGTTGCCCTCGACCGCGGTCATGATCGAGGCGGTCTCTCCGGGCGTGTTGAGAAGGATCGACGAGATCGCGCCCCCGTACATGCCGCCGTAGTAGATGCCGGCGAACATGATCATCGATCCGGTCGCGCCGAAGGACAGGCTGACCGGCAGCAGCAGCGCGACCGTCAGGGCCGGGCCGATGCCGGGCATGACGCCCACGGCGGTGCCCAGCATCACGCCGATCAGCGCGAACATCAGGTTCATCGGCTCCATCGCCGTGCCGAGGCCGCCCAGAAGAAGGTAAAATGTGTCCATGGCGCCCTACCGGAAGAGTTGGTCGATGACCTGTTCCAGCGGACCGTTCGGCAGGGCAAGGCCCAGGCCATAGCGGAACAGCAGGAACAGAAGGGTGGACATGACCGCACCGATGGCCACGTTCAGAAGATGCGTCGTCTGTCCGAAGGCGCGCGCCGCAAAGGCGAAGAGCACCGTCGAGGCCGGGATGAAGCCCGTACCGGAATAGAGCATGATGATCTCGATCACGATGGCGGCGACCAGCCAGATCACGCCGCCCCAGTTCAGGGGCTCGCGCGTCTCGAACCCGCCGCGCCAGGCGCTGAGCGCGGTCAGCCCGGCCAGCACCAGGATGCCGAAGGCCACGATGAACGGCACGATCTCGGGTCCGAACTGCGCGTAGGAGCGGCGCACCGGATAGCCGGAGGCGTCGGAATAAATGACGGCGGCCAGCGCGAACAGCGCCAGCGCGATGCCCAGACCGGCCAGATCGCGGCGTCCGCTGGCCTGGCCCACCTCGTCCTCGCCATGCAGGCGGATGTCGGGTTCGGCGGACAGCCGGGTTTCCCCGGCTGCCTCTGTCCTGTCGACCGACATCACTCGGTGATCCCGAGCTCGGTCAGGATCGCGGCGGTGGCCTCGATCTCGCCGTTCAGATAGTCGGTGAACTCGTCGCCGGCCAGGAAGGTGTCGACCCATCCGCGCGAGGCCAGCACCTCGGCCCAGGCTTCCGATCCGGCCATCGTCTCGATGGTGCCGACCAGTTCGGCCTTCTGCTCGTCGGTGATGCCGGGCGCGCCCGCGATCATCCGCCAGTTCTGCACCTCGACGTCATAGCCCTGCTCGGCGAAGGTCGGCGCGTCCAGATAGTCCTGACGCTCGGGCGCGGTGATGCCGATGACCTTGACCGAGCCGGCCTCGATCTGCGCCGAGAATTCGGAGAATCCCGACACGCCCACGGTGACCTGGCCGCCCAGGATCGCGGCCAGCGCCTCGCCGCCGCCCGAATAGGGGATGTAGTTGATCGTCGCGGGATCGACATCCGCCGCCTGCGCGAAGAGGCCCGCCGCGATGTGGTCGACGCCGCCCGCCGAACCGCCGGCCCAGGTGACCGAGCCCGCATCCTCGGCCAGCGCCGCGGCCAGATCCTCGGCATTGTTGATCGGGCTGTCGGCCCCGGCCACGACCACGACATATTCGCCGGTCAGGCGGGCCAGGGGCGTCACGTCGGTCAGCGAGACGGGCGAGTCGTTGGCGATGACCGCGCCGACCATCACGTAGCCGCCGACGATGGTCGCCGCCGGATCGCCGCTGGAGCGGTTGACGAACTGCTGCAGGCCGATGGTGCCGCCGGCGCCGGCGACGTTCTCGACCTGGATGTTCGACACCAGGCCCTCGGCCTGCAGGGTCGACTGGATCGAGCGCGCGGTCTGGTCCCATCCGCCGCCGGGGCCCGCCGGCGCCATGATGCGCAGCTCGGACAGTTCGGCCATGGCCGCAGGGGCCATCAGCGTGGCCGACAGGACA
Above is a window of Paracoccus liaowanqingii DNA encoding:
- a CDS encoding tripartite tricarboxylate transporter permease translates to MDTFYLLLGGLGTAMEPMNLMFALIGVMLGTAVGVMPGIGPALTVALLLPVSLSFGATGSMIMFAGIYYGGMYGGAISSILLNTPGETASIMTAVEGNRMAKRGAGGKALGAAAIGSFVGGSIATLGLAVVAPLMVAVALSFGTAEYFALMVLSFLTVSAAFGGSVVRGLTALFIGLTIGMVGTDKLTGQVRLAFGVPEMSDNISIAIVAVGLFAIGETMFLASQRINHLTKAEKMKGSVWLNMHDLKRCFRPFLRGTGLGFLFGPLPTGGAEIPTFLSYTTERRLATGEARRDFDEGRGAIEGVAGPEAANNASAAGTLIPLLTLGLPTSATAAMMLAGFQQYGLQPGPLLFTNSAELVWGLVGSLFIANLMLVVLNVPFIGIWVKLLAIPRPWLYAGILTFATLGIVGAQGSAFALILLLGFGLVGFVMRRFGYPLAPALVGAILGPLAEEQLRRGLMINQGDWTFLFTSWIALLIYAIAILSIFGPRVWALARRRKPVSL
- a CDS encoding tripartite tricarboxylate transporter TctB family protein; its protein translation is MSVDRTEAAGETRLSAEPDIRLHGEDEVGQASGRRDLAGLGIALALFALAAVIYSDASGYPVRRSYAQFGPEIVPFIVAFGILVLAGLTALSAWRGGFETREPLNWGGVIWLVAAIVIEIIMLYSGTGFIPASTVLFAFAARAFGQTTHLLNVAIGAVMSTLLFLLFRYGLGLALPNGPLEQVIDQLFR
- a CDS encoding Bug family tripartite tricarboxylate transporter substrate binding protein, which encodes MKKLGIAAVLSATLMAPAAMAELSELRIMAPAGPGGGWDQTARSIQSTLQAEGLVSNIQVENVAGAGGTIGLQQFVNRSSGDPAATIVGGYVMVGAVIANDSPVSLTDVTPLARLTGEYVVVVAGADSPINNAEDLAAALAEDAGSVTWAGGSAGGVDHIAAGLFAQAADVDPATINYIPYSGGGEALAAILGGQVTVGVSGFSEFSAQIEAGSVKVIGITAPERQDYLDAPTFAEQGYDVEVQNWRMIAGAPGITDEQKAELVGTIETMAGSEAWAEVLASRGWVDTFLAGDEFTDYLNGEIEATAAILTELGITE